A window of Argopecten irradians isolate NY chromosome 1, Ai_NY, whole genome shotgun sequence contains these coding sequences:
- the LOC138307799 gene encoding uncharacterized protein, producing the protein MVRASERSRAAASRMDDVNYTYGTRTPYHRRYPHDYRDSYSVFSGASDGRRRHKSVGFSDLNSTGSTRYGYVSDGYSRVVPVSTRARARYSYTPVEPLYGRNTYMKPYPGSESEFDDFRNYSRRARHLWQPNVVGRQYDEPTAASWGRSSLRGGGYYPRIPEDGAYRNRYYRAEADDPPPERDNEFQEKTSSDDEVSEDYVVDKCCCGCVDVVVTSCCWGTGVVTCRCHDSAEESESTTDATESSTVETTLDKKESDEDETDEDIDDNNRWATPRRRPPAEMAPSRPQTKPKTIATKEVKASPKDSKTYEEYSTDDSSELSDSSENLTSVHSIHDSPPPDTNKDKIQTPTTSPRKIFLREKVEVEIEPKPTETTPVVFLPKQPTPPDVKPQKKPSKVLKYIGEKPKIDNYKTAILADMDPAEGPFVGDLSDQALHVKDTIYREREPIIYKPEPEIPPPYKHKPIPPRPIFPLKNLPKREAVMVRVGGGWMNVEHHRKRRIPLQIQEHHRSVTNDKYLTIKSKFTHHKEYIPVAYTKYRDKAVWDKKNTL; encoded by the exons ATGGTGCGCGCATCAGAACGCAGTCGTGCTGCTGCTTCAAGGATGGAcgatgttaattatacatatggGACCAGAACCCCTTATCACCGGCGATACCCGCACGATTATCGGGACAGTTACTCTGTTTTCTCGGGGGCGTCTGATGGACGTCGACGACACAAGTCGGTGGGATTTTCTGACTTGAACAGTACCGGAAGTACGCGATATGGGTACGTCAGTGATGGATATTCACGTGTTGTGCCAGTCAGTACACGTGCACGTGCACGATACAGCTATACACCTGTCGAGCCTCTCTATGGCCGCAACACGTACATGAAGCCTTATCCGGGATCCGAAAGTGAATTCGACGACTTCAGAAACTATTCTCGACGCGCTCGTCACCTATGGCAACCAAACGTCGTCGGCCGACAGTATGACGAGCCGACCGCTGCAAGCTGGGGCAGATCGAGTCTGAGAGGAGGTGGGTATTATCCCAGGATACCAGAGGATGGTGCATACAGAAATAGATATTACAGAGCAGAGGCTGACGACCCCCCTCCTGAACGTGACAATGAATTCCAAGAAAAGACGTCAAGCGACGATGAAGTATCCGAAGATTACGTTGTTGACAAGTGTTGTTGTGGTTGTGTAGACGTCGTTGTGACGTCTTGCTGCTGGGGCACGGGCGTAGTCACGTGTCGTTGTCATGACTCAGCCGAGGAAAGTGAATCGACTACGGACGCTACAGAGAGTTCTACAGTTGAAACAACTCTTGACAAAAAAGAATCGGATGAGGACGAAACAGATGAGGACATAGACGATAATAATCGATGGGCGACACCCCGTCGCCGACCTCCTGCAGAGATGGCACCATCTCGACCACAGACTAAACCTAAAACTATCGCTACTAAAGAGGTCAAGGCAAGCCCCAAAGACTCCAAGACATACGAGGAATACTCTACAGACGACTCGTCCGAGTTATCAGATTCGTCAGAAAATCTTACATCCGTCCATTCGATCCACGATTCTCCTCCGCCGGACACTAACAAAGACAAAATCCAAACACCTACAACAAGTCCGCGCAAGATATTTCTTAGGGAGAAAGTGGAGGTGGAAATCGAACCAAAACCTACAGAAACAACACCAGTGGTATTTCTTCCTAAACAGCCGACACCACCGGATGTAAAACCACAAAAGAAACCGTCTAAAGTATTGAAATATATAGGTGAGAAACCCAAGATAGACAACTACAAGACAGCCATATTGGCGGACATGGATCCTGCGGAAGGTCCATTTGTCGGTGACTTAAGTGATCAAGCCCTCCATGTGAAGGACACAATCTATCGGGAGCGTGAACCTATCATCTACAAACCAGAACCGGAAATACCCCCTCCATACAAACACAAACCAATCCCACCACGTCCTATATTTCCATTAAAG aacCTACCAAAGCGCGAGGCGGTGATGGTCCGAGTGGGCGGAGGATGGATGAATGTAGAGCACCACCGAAAGAGAAGGATACCATTACAGATACAGGAACACCACCGAAGTGTTACGAATGACAAGTACCTGACAATCAAATCAAAGTTTACACACCACAAAGAATACATCCCTGTCGCCTACACTAAATACAGAGATAAAGCAGTGTGGGACAAGAAGAACACTTTATAA